Proteins encoded within one genomic window of Anas platyrhynchos isolate ZD024472 breed Pekin duck chromosome 28, IASCAAS_PekinDuck_T2T, whole genome shotgun sequence:
- the LOC119715251 gene encoding feather keratin 1-like — protein MSCYNQCLPCLPCGPCGPTPLANSCNEPCVQQCQDSTVVIQPSPVVVTLPGPILSSFPQNTAVGSSTSAAVGSILSSEGVPISSGGFGLSGFGSSYCGTRCLPC, from the coding sequence ATGTCCTGCTACAACCAGTGCCTGCCATGCCTGCCATGCGGACCCTGTGGCCCGACCCCGCTGGCCAACAGCTGCAATGAGCCCTGTGTCCAGCAGTGCCAGGACTCCACTGTCGTCATCCAGCCCTCTCCCGTGGTGGTGACCCTGCctggccccatcctcagctccttcccgcaGAACACCGCTGTGGGATcctccacctctgctgctgttggcagcatcctcagctcTGAGGGAGtgcccatctcctctggagGCTTTGGCCTCTCCGGCTTTGGCAGCAGCTACTGTGGCACAAGGTGCCTCCCCTGCTAA